The following nucleotide sequence is from Natronobeatus ordinarius.
GGCCGAGCGAGGTCTGTGCCCTTCATACGCGCCAACTCACGCTCACACCCGCCGAGGACGACCCCGAGGGGCCGGACCCGTACATCGACTTTGGTGAGGATGACCGCAAAAACGGACCGGGAACGGTCGCGTTGCTGGTCGGCGTCGAGGAACTCGAATCGCGGATCGACGATCTCCACGACGAGCACGGTGACGACTGGAACGGCTACCTACTGCCATCATCCTCGTCGAAATCCGGTCATATATCAACGGAGACCGCCCGACGGCACTTCCGTGATCTCGCTGAGGAAGCAGGGATTACTGTCGACGGGACAACGCCGACCCCGAAGATGGGGCGTCGATACTGGTACACGGCGTATGGGGCGGCGGTCAAACGGGTGGCTGAGCGGTTCGAGGATATCGCGGAAGAGCAGGGATCGAAATCAGCCGAGGTTGTCCTCGATAACTACCTCTCGAAGCCGGAGCGACGTCGCCATCGACGGGATGAAATGCGTGATGACCTAGTTGGGCTCTTCGATTCGTGATACTCTATCGCTCCCTTACTGGATAACAGTCCCCAGCACAGTCAGTGAGAGAGCCAGCAACAGGGTGGTTCATCGGTCTGTCGAGAGTTACTCGTCGGCGATGTCGGAGAGCTGATCCTGGATTTCGTCGGCGTCGGCATCTGAGAGCGCTTCGAGGCCGAACTGAACAAGGAGGGGGTAAAAATGCCGGTTCTTCTTGAATTCGTTACGACCCGCTTTCCGAAGTTTTAGCTGGGATTCGAGGTACGTGTCCTCCAAGTCGTCGAGGATACCATCCGGGATGTAGATGGTCCGGCCGTTCCACTCATCTTTAATGTTCGTTTTGTTCGTTTCCTTCGTTTTGTTCGGTGAACTCGTTTCCTGTGTTACAGTCGATGAACTGGTTTCAGTCGTCTCGGTCACTTCGCTCGTCTTGTTCGTTTCCTCCGCCTCCTCGTCGTCATCGTAGTTGCCCTCGATACCCGAGGCACTTCCCCAATCATCGCTCATGCTTCAACCTCCGTCGGCGGTGTTTTCTCAAAGGTCTCGTCAAGCAGGTCAGCGATGTCGTTGAATAGCGAGCGGGCATCTTCTACCCGCTTGTTCTCCTTGCTGAAGCCGAAGATTGACACGCCTTCACCAATCGATTGTGAGAGGTCGGTCCGCTTCGGGATCTCGAAGAGAGGCAACGAGTAGGCAGATTCAATTTCCTCGATCGTTCTCCGGTGTTCGGCGTTCTGCTCGACCCGGTTGCACACGATCGCGAGGCGGTTGACGTCTCCGTAGGCTGGTTCGAGGGACTGGAGCTGTTTCGCGAAAATCTGGAGACTATTGGCGTTGAGCTTCTCAGGGAGTACTGGGATGATAACGTTGCCCGTCGCGACGAGAGCATTATCGGTGAGAACATTGAGCGACGGAGGAGTGTCGACGACGATGTAGTCGTAGTCCTTGTCGAGTTCGTCGAGAGTCATTCCTAGACGCTCTCGACTCTTGGGCGCTTCGAGCAACGTCTGGATGTTCTTATTGTTAGCGAGCTTCTCACTGGCGGGGAGAATATCGAATTCCTCGTGCTCGACGGTGATATCGTTCACCGACCCCATCTGATCGAAGTCCAGCACATCAAATAGCGTGGTTCGGTCGGTGTCGTAATACAGATCGCTGTAGCCAAGCGAGCATGTAAGTCCACCGTGATAGTCGATATCGACGAGGAGTACGTCGTGTCCTCGCGCGGCAAGTGCGCCGCCAGTGTGGATGACGTCCGTTGTTTTCCCCGCACCACCTTTCTGATTCGCTACGGTGATTCGTGAAGTGTTCGTGTCGCTCATATCGTTCGTGCCTTGTGGTGAGTTCGTTTTGTTCGTTTTGTTCGTTTCGCTCGTTATCGTCGGTGCGTTCGGTGCGAGTGTTTCGCTCGATGAGAGGAATACCACCCTGTTAAAACCCATCGTTCGTTCCACTCACTGAGCGAAACGAGTTCGTTTCTATCAATGCGCTCGTTCCGCTAATTTCGTTCGTTACTCGATTTGAGTCCTCGAACCCGTCTCGGAGCTCACCGAATTCGTTTATTTCAATTAGTTCGTTTCGCTCGTTTCGTTCGTTTTTCTCGGTACATTCGTTTTTGGACGACACGGCGGCCCAGATCATCCATGCCATCTCGAGTAGCGATTCCATCTGTCGCATCGCACACCACCTTCACGCCCTACGAGACGGGTGGGTAGGCAGCCAACAGGCCCGAAAACGCGGGATACGTCCGGTA
It contains:
- a CDS encoding ParA family protein translates to MSDTNTSRITVANQKGGAGKTTDVIHTGGALAARGHDVLLVDIDYHGGLTCSLGYSDLYYDTDRTTLFDVLDFDQMGSVNDITVEHEEFDILPASEKLANNKNIQTLLEAPKSRERLGMTLDELDKDYDYIVVDTPPSLNVLTDNALVATGNVIIPVLPEKLNANSLQIFAKQLQSLEPAYGDVNRLAIVCNRVEQNAEHRRTIEEIESAYSLPLFEIPKRTDLSQSIGEGVSIFGFSKENKRVEDARSLFNDIADLLDETFEKTPPTEVEA